One Candidatus Nitrososphaera evergladensis SR1 genomic window, TTGATCCAGTACGGGATATAGTCTGCGATGGCCTCGCGCCTGTAAGCGGCAAGGCAGCCGGAGAGGCACATGACGGAGCCAAAGTAGCTTTCGGCGCACTTGCGGATGTTGAACGAGTAATCATACCACACGTCCTGACACCGGGTGAGGATGTTCTTGTCCGCATTCCACACCTTGGCAAATCCCACTACGCCTCCTACGCGCTCATCAGCCTTGAACGCCTTCATAAGCTCCATGACGGCATGTTCTTCTACGACGCTGTCAGAATCGATGAGCACGAGATACCTGCCGCGCGAGTTGTAAAAAGCGCTGGCAACTGCCTTGCGCTTGCCCTCGTTCTTTTTGTGTATGACCTTCAGGGTAGGATATTTTTTGACCAGCCCGTCAAGGATCTCTGCTGTGCCGTCCTTGCTGCCGTCGTTGACCGCAATGACTTCTATGTTGCGGTACGTCGAGCGATAGATGGCGTCGATGACAAGCTCTATCATGCCCTTCTGGTTGTACACCGGGACTATCACTGAAACAAGATCGTTGCCGGGTGTGCCGGTGGCTGGCGACTTGAACAGCAGCCACCCTATTATGAGGTAGGCAAGCGAGTGCGCCGGGACAATGATGCCGGCAGTCACGAACGGGTCCTGCAGGGTAATCCCCAGCTGTATTGTGAATGATATGAGGATCAGGGTGGCCACTATGGTGATGATCCTGACGGCCCAGGCTTTTTTGCTGACCTGGATCCTTCCGCTGCTGTTTACGCGCTGCTGGCACTTTTGCGACAGCGTCTTGGCAAGGGCATCGCCTTGAGCGGCGTCCATCATGCCGATGCTCTCCATTTGACCATGAGGGCAACAACAACAGCAACAACGCCCGCCAAGTCAGGCACACACGCAGGCTGCATTCTGTCTTGATCTGGCGTACTCGTATGAGCAGTGTCTGCGATCATTGCCGCAACACTATTCGTGGCGGCGGCAGTCATTGCAACCAAAGTTGCCTCTCCTAGGCAAGAAAACTTCACTGGACAACACAGCTCCTCTCTCAATGGAATTGCGCTATTGGCGGGAGCTTCTTTGACGGCACGTCAGCGATGTGCGCCCTGTACTCCTCGTCCACCTTCTTTGCCGCGTCTATGATGCTTGTAGCCAGGAGGTTCTTTGATAAGTTGAGGAACATCTGGCTGTCCTTTGGAAGGCAGTGGCCGCCGATGCCTTCACGGGGCTCCAGTACTTTGATGTTCCACTTTGTATTGATGGCTTCTCTCAGCTCTTGAAAATCTATTGCTGACCTATCGCAGAACATTTTCAGCTCTTCTGCAAAGGCTATCTCCATGAACCTGTACGAGTTTTCAACGATCTTGCACAGCTCGGCTACTTCTACTGACTCTAC contains:
- a CDS encoding glycosyltransferase family 2 protein, which translates into the protein MMDAAQGDALAKTLSQKCQQRVNSSGRIQVSKKAWAVRIITIVATLILISFTIQLGITLQDPFVTAGIIVPAHSLAYLIIGWLLFKSPATGTPGNDLVSVIVPVYNQKGMIELVIDAIYRSTYRNIEVIAVNDGSKDGTAEILDGLVKKYPTLKVIHKKNEGKRKAVASAFYNSRGRYLVLIDSDSVVEEHAVMELMKAFKADERVGGVVGFAKVWNADKNILTRCQDVWYDYSFNIRKCAESYFGSVMCLSGCLAAYRREAIADYIPYWINARLKDSEDRELTTYVITPPKAKPLMTPGTKKVMQWMSRYDDAEDRGLTGQALVDWKAVYAPSAIVYTDVPENFKVFLRQQKRWKKGTLRVSFFVSGFFWRRNPIMSFLLFYVEFMLMFTNPLILLLAFVWEPVFLNNYWVPVIFFIGSLLTSLGHGADYKFRDRTSKTWFYKPLMNMITAFVISWIIFPAIWSLRKNEWGTR